The region TGATAACCGATGTTTTTCAAAATTTGAGAATATTTCCCTGTACAGCAGTTGTGTCGCTCATGTTCCAACTATAGGAGCGTCAGGCAGCAGCGCTAGAGGACGTTCCAGAATAAGCATTGATAGTTGTAACAAACAAGCTGCTGAAACAATGTGTTGCTTTCGCAAAAACAGGTAGGCCGTATGATAAAACGCCGGTTTCTGTATTGCCTAAATAATATGCTTCAAGTGAATTAAAAAAGGCTCACAGCATCAAATGAATGAATCAGTGAGCCTTGAATAATAAGACCTTAAATTAATAAAGAAAAGAGTTGTTTTTTCACCTCAGCTCTTTGTGAGGCATGGGCTTTTCTAACACCAATAGTATGGAACTCTCCTTTAATTAATTTATTAAAACTCTAAATCAGCAATTAAATCAAATTCGTCATAAATTGCTTTGTCTTTCAATCCATCAAAGAAACTTGTAGAGCCATATCTTACATCAAATTTTGTTCTATCTAATTTTAATGATACATTAGCTTTGTTTCCATAAACTGAAAGATTAAAAGAGACAGTTTCTGTTGTTCCTTTTATCGTGATATCTCCAGTGACTTTATATGAGTTTTTACCTGTTGATTTTACATTGGTAAAGCTTAGTGATGCTGAAGGGAATTTTGCGACTCCAAAAAAATCATCAGATTTTAGATGACCTTCTAATTTTCCTTTGCTCTCCCCTTCTAAATCGGTAACCGTAATAGTAGGCATATCTATTTCAAAACTTCCTCCAGTCAATTTATCTTTGTCAAAATTTAAGTGTCCAGATTTAATTGAGATGGTACCTTCATGAGAACCAGTTACTTTATAACCTTTCCATACAACTTTACTATTACCTTCATTAATTTCTTTTCTATTCTCTTGTGCTGTCGTAAAGGAGAATGTCATAATTGATAGGATTACTAGCGTAGCTAGTTTTTTCATTGAGTTTTTCATTTTATTATTTTTAAATTGTTAATATTATTAATTATGCGCCGTAGTAAAATTTCTCTTTTATTATTTTTCCGTCTTTCCAGTCTTGTACGGCAACCTGGGTGTAATTTTTAATCCCCCAATCTTTATGAGTATAATCAAAATGCCACTCTACCATAGTTGTATTTTCTCCGACGGTTACTTTTAAAGGCTGAGCACCTCTAAATTCTGT is a window of Nonlabens sp. MB-3u-79 DNA encoding:
- a CDS encoding YceI family protein — its product is MKNSMKKLATLVILSIMTFSFTTAQENRKEINEGNSKVVWKGYKVTGSHEGTISIKSGHLNFDKDKLTGGSFEIDMPTITVTDLEGESKGKLEGHLKSDDFFGVAKFPSASLSFTNVKSTGKNSYKVTGDITIKGTTETVSFNLSVYGNKANVSLKLDRTKFDVRYGSTSFFDGLKDKAIYDEFDLIADLEF
- a CDS encoding nuclear transport factor 2 family protein translates to MNTLLEKISTVNDMILEGKALEAFDQFYHDDIVMQENDNPIVEGKVANRQREEDFFAAITEFRGAQPLKVTVGENTTMVEWHFDYTHKDWGIKNYTQVAVQDWKDGKIIKEKFYYGA